TGGCGTCGAGGCCTGTCGAAACTCGTCAGTGACCGACTCGAGCATCGCTGGCGTCAGGCCCCGGTCATTCGGCTGGGCATTCATCCGGTGGACATGCGCCACGAGTTCTCGCGCACTTACTGGCTGAACCTCCTCCAGCGCCTGCTCGACAAAGGGCGGATGCCGCTGACCAAGGTGTGCTGGCTAGCCCGGCAAAACCAGCCGATGGAGCGCGCCGCATGAGTCGCGGGATCCTGCTGCTGATCGGCCTGCTTGCCGCCGTGCTGATTCCCTGGATATTGGGCGGCAGCGAAACCTGGTCTCGGCTGGAGAACTTTCCACTGAACTGGCTGCTGGTGATGTTCGGCATGATTTTGCTGTGCTGGTTGATCAACACCCTGCGCCTGAGACTGTTATTGGGCGATCAACGGCAGAAGGTCAGCCCGGTCAAGAGCCTCGGCGTGGTGATGGCCGCCGAGTTCGCCTACTGCGCGACCCCGGGAGGCAGCGGCGGACCACTGACAATCATGGCTTTACTGGCACGCAATGGTGTTCGCCCGGCCAGAGGCAGCGCGGTGTTTGCCATGGACCAGTTGAGCGACCTGTTGTTTTTTCTCTGTGCGTTGAGCACCATCCTGATTTATGCGCTGTTCCAGCACCTCAGCCAGCGAATGGAGTGGCTCCTGACGGTCAGTGCGATCTCGATGTTTGGCGGCCTGGTCTGCTGCGTAGCGGCCGCGCGCTACCATCGCCTGCTGATTCGCCTGGGTGGCCGGTTGCTCGTTCGCTTGAACGTCCAATCCACCACGCGCATGCGCTGGGCGCGAAAACTCTTGCACTTTCTGGCGGCATTTACCGACACACTCAAATTACCGTTTCAGACATTGATCAAGGTATTTGCCTTGACCTGCCTGCACTGGATCCTGCGTTACAGCGTGCTGTATCTGGCACTGCGCGGGTTGGGTGCGGACTTGCAGTGGGCCTGGAGCTTTCTGATCCAGATGCTGTCACTGAGTGCGGGGCAATTCAGCCTGCTGCCGGGCGGGGCCGGGGCGGCAGAACTGACATCGGCGGCGCTGTTGGCGCCCATGGTGGGCAAATCCACGGCGGCCGCAGCCATTCTGATCTGGCGGGCGGTGACCTATTACTTTTATCTGGTTGTGGGTGGGCCGGTGTTTCTTTTGATGCTGGGTCGGCCGTTGCTCAAGAAGTTGATGAAGCTCAAGCAGGCTTAGGCGGGTTGTCGGGTTCTTGCTGCAATTGCTCCCACAACTCGGCCGCTCCCGGAAATTCGGTGCCGTCCTCCGGGCTTATGTCATCGGGGTCATAACGACTCAAGCACCCTTCTCCCACTGTCGCAGGTGCCTTGGACGTGGCTTTATCCAGTGGATCGGTCATGTTTATGTCCTCAGAAACGGCGAAGGGCCTGGAGCGATTGAACGCCCAGGCCCTTCGATTTTCAACCGTATCGTGTCGGAATCAGAACACCACAGTCTTGTTGCCGTGCACCAGTACCCGGTCTTCGAGGTGGTAACGCAGGCCACGGGCCAGGACCATCTTCTCGACGTCACGACCGAAGCGCACCATGTCTTCGATGCTGTCGCTGTGGCTGACGCGTACCACGTCCTGCTCGATGATCGGACCGGCGTCCAGCTCTTCGGTCACGTAGTGGCAGGTCGCACCGATCAGCTTCACACCGCGCATGGACGCCTGGTGGTACGGCTTGGCACCAACGAAGGACGGCAGGAAGCTGTGGTGGATGTTGATGACCTTGTGGGCATATTCGCTGCACAACTCTGGCGGCAGAATCTGCATGTAGCGCGCCAGTACGACCACTTCCGCATCATGCTGTTTAACCAGGCGCGAAACTTCGGCGAAGGCCGGTTCCTTGTCCTGTGGATTGACCGGTACGTGGTAGTACGGGATGCCGTGCCATTCGACCATGCTGCGCAGGTCGTCGTGGTTGGAAATCACACAGGCGATTTCACAGTCCAGTTCATCGCTGTGCCAGCGGTGCAACAGGTCGGCCAGGCAGTGGGACTCGCGGCTTGCCATCAGCACCACGCGTTTTTTCTGCGCGGTATCGGTGATGCGCCAGTCCATCGAAAACTCTTCGGCAATCGGCGCAAAGGCTTCACGCAGGGCTTCGATACCGAACGGCAGCGAGTCGGCACGAATCTCGTGACGCATGAAGAACCAGCCACTCTGATTGTCCGAGTGATGGCTCGCTTCAGTGATCCAGCCGTTATGGGACGCCAGAAAGTTACTGACTTTAGCAACGATGCCGACGCGGTCCGGGCAAGAAATCACCAGCCGATATGTATGCATGAGGGGGAAACTCCAGAACTTCGCAAAGGCGGCCATTCTAGCGACAACGCAGCAAAACCGCAGTATTGATCACGTTGTGTCTTGCCCGGTGGTCGCTGAGCAGGGTACTGCCAGCCCTGCGCAGTCCTGTTCGTGGCAGTGTTGTTTACCTTCTATACGCATTCAATTGTGAATAACTGTCGTGGTCGACTCGAACTTTTAACTGCTCATCCATTGTCGGACAAACTCATCGTATTTAAATTAAATAAACATCGGTTTAATGTTTACTTGAAGAAATACCCTGACTATTATTGCCGCACTGTCTCCCTGCCATCTCTTTTCTACATAAGGTAGTAATCATGTCCTTGATCAACGAATATCGTGCCACCGAAGAAGCTATCAAAGAGCTGCAAGCCCGTTTGAAGAATCTGTCCCAAGACGACAAACTGCAAACCGAGCTGGAATTCGAAGGCAAACTGCGCACCCTGATGGGCGAATACTCCAAGTCCCTGCGCGACATCATCGCTTTGCTGGATCCGGAATCCAAAACCAAGGCACCACGTGGCGGCGCGGTAAAAACTACCGGCACCAAGCGTGCTCGCAAAGTTAAACAATACAAAAACCCGCACAACGGCGAAGTCATTGAAACCAAAGGCGGCAACCACAAGACTCTGAAAGAGTGGAAAGCCAAGTGGGGCGGTGACGTGGTTGAAGGCTGGGCTACCCTGCTGGGCTAAGCCTGCGCACTTGTCGCATACGAATTTGTGACAAAAAATAACGCCAGCATTACGCTGGCGTTTTTTTATGCCTCGAATTCAACATCGCTCATTTTCGAATTCAAAGATTCAAGCGTTTGCGCAATTCCCCTACATAGTACTGCCATTGATCAAGCACCTCCTGCTGAAACGGCGTCGCTGTAAGAGCCCATTGGGCCGCGGCCTGCGTGAAACTTTCCAGGGTATTGGGTGCGCCCCATTCCGGGGCAGTCAAACGTTTCTGACAGAACATTCTCCAGCGTTCTTGCTCTTCAACACTCAAGGTGTCGGAAAAGTTGCGTGCGCGATATCGAAACAATAATTCCGGCAGACGTTCATCATCGAAAGGCCATTGCTGTTGCGCCAATTGAATAGGATCGACCGTGCGCACTTGTTCACAAAGCCTGCGATCGCGGTCGCCAATGAAACCATCGTACAACTGTTGTTCCGGGTCCTGGCTGGGGGCAAATTCCTCGCCGGCATATATTCCCAGGACTTTGTCCTGCCAAACTTTCTGCGCCTCGCTCAGTTGTGCTGCGCGCTGCTGATACAGCGCCATATCCATCCCGAGGCGCTGTTGATCTTCCGGACGCAGGACACCCAGGGGCGCCACCACCGGACACTTGTTGATGTGAATGAGCTTGAGCGGCACCGGCAACTCGCCCTCGGCCAACTCCTCGCGCCGGGTGTACAGGCGCTGGCGCAGGGTGTCGGCATCCAGGTCCAGCACTCCCTGGGGATCCAGGTGCAGATCGCAGACGATCAATGCGTTCTTGTTGCGTGGGTGCCAAGCCAGGGGCAACACCACTCCGATGTAGCCGCGAGCGGCGGAAAAACGCCCGGACACGTGGACCATCGGTTTGAGCAGACGAATCTGATCAAGGACCTTTTGTTTACTGCGTAGCTGAAACAGGAAGTCGTACAGCTTCGGTTGCTTTTCCCGAACGAGGCGCGCGAGGGCGATGGTGGCGCGAACGTCCGACAGCGCCTCGTGGGCATGGCCGTGATCGATGCCGTTCGCGGCGGTGAGGCGTTCGAGCTTGAGTGTCACCCGCCCCTCATCATCCATCGGCCAGACGATGCCATCCGGACGCAAGGCGTAGGCCGCACGCACCACATCGATCAAGTCCCAGCGACTGTTACCGCCCTGCCATTCCCGCGCGTAGGGATCGAAGAAATTGCGGTACAGGCTGTAGCGGGTCATCTCGTCGTCGAAACGCAAGGTGTTGTAGCCCGCGCCACAGGTACCGGGCGCCGCCAGTTGGGCATGCACCCGGGTCATGAAGTCGGCTTCGCTCATGCCTTGTTCAGACAACACGCCGGGGGTAATGCCGGTAATGGCGCAGGCCGCCGGATGCGGCAGGATATCTTCGCTGGGCTGGCAATAGAGATTGACCGGCTCGTCGATTTCATTGAGATCAAAGTCAGTACGCAGCCCCGCCATTTGCAGGGGTCGGTCGCAACGGGGATTGATGCCCGTCGTTTCATAGTCGTACCAGAAGATGGAGGTCACAGGTTTTTCCTGAACAACGGGAGATCGGCGAAGTCTAGGCTTTCAGGCCCTGCGGCGGCCAGCAATGTTGTTGAAGAGTGCTCGCTCAAGCCGCCGGCAACATTTTCCCAGGCAAGGCTGCTAGCATCGAGAAGACGAGTCCCTCCCGATCAGGCCACAACATCAGGTTGCCCATGTTCGAGACCGCAGCACTGCAACGGAAAGCGACGCTGTCCCCGCCACTGGATACGCGGTATCAGGTCGAAACGCCGGAAGGCATCGATTTGCCATTGCGGCCGGCCGGGCTGATGGTCCGCGCATTGGCGTTCTCCATCGACCTGGCGCTGCGCGGTTTGATCCTCGGCCTGCTGTTCGTGGCGCTTTCGATGCTTGGCAAGCTGGGCATGGGCCTGGGTTCGCTGCTGATCTTCGGCGTGAGCTGGTGGTACATGGTGCTGTTCGAAGTCCTCAACCAGGGCCGCTCACCGGGCAAGCAATGGATGGGCCTGCGGGTGGTGCAGGATGACGGCACGCCCGTTGGCTGGTCTGCCTCGCTGCTGCGTAACCTGCTGCGCTTTGTAGATCTGCTGCCCTTCGGTTACTTCCTCGGTGCCATCAGCTGCCTGCAAACGCCGGGGTTCAAGCGCCTCGGCGACCTTGCCGCCGGTACGTTGGTGATCTACCGCGAACAACCCCTCACCCGCCCGCAACTGCCCGCCGCCCAACCGCGCCACGCGCCCTTCGCCCTGACACTGTCCGAACAGCGCGCCATTCTCGGGTTCGCCGAACGCCAGGCCGGCCTCTCCGATGCCCGGGTCAATGAACTGGCCGCCATCCTCGCCCAACCCCTGCAAGTACCTGTGCCGCAGGCGGCCGCCGAACTCAATGGCATCGCCCGCGGGCTGTTGGGTCCGGCATGAAGCAAAGTCTTTTCGAACATCGGCACATGGCCGAATGGGAGCAGTTCGACGGCCTGCTGCAAAGGCTGGAACGCGACAGGAACGCCACGGGGATGGACAATTTTCCCGGCGACTATCGACGCATTTGCCAACACCTGGCACTGGCCCGGGAGCGCGGTTACAGCAGTTTCCTGATCGACTCCCTGCAACAACAAGTGCTGCGCGGGCATCAACAGCTGTATCGCCATCGAAGCCACCTGGGCGCCCATGTGCTGGGGTTCATCCTCGTCGGTTTCCCGCGTCTGGTGCGCGAACAGTGGCGTTTCGTGCTGGCGGCCAGCCTGCTGTTTTTCGGCAGCCTGATCGGCTTTGCCTTGCTGGTTTACCTGTTTCCGGACCTGGTCTACAACCTGATGCCCGCCGAGCAGGTCAGCGAAATGCAAAGCATGTACGACCCCCAGGCCGGTCACCTCGGACGCTCGGCGGAACGCGCCGCCAGCGAAGACTGGGTGATGTTCGGCTACTACATCATGCATAACATCGGGATCGCCTTTCAGACCTTCGCCAGCGGTTTGCTGTTTGGCCTGGGCAGCGCATTTTTCCTGTTCTTCAACGGCATGATCATCGGCACGGTGGCCGGCCACCTGACGCAGATTGGCTTCGGGCAGACCTTCTGGTCCTTCGTCATCGGGCATGGCGCCTTCGAACTGACCGCCATTGCCCTGGCCGGCGCCGCGGGCCTGCAACTGGGCTGGGCGCTGATCGCGCCGGGACGCCTGTCCCGTGCCGAAGCCTTGCGTCTGGCGGCACGCAAGAGTGTGTTGCTGATTTGCGGGGTCATGCTGTTTCTGCTGATTGCTGCGTTTATCGAAGCCTACTGGTCGTCGATGACCGCACCGGCGCTATTGACCAAATACCTGGTCGGCGCGGCACTTTGGCTGCTGATCGCAGGCTATCTGCTGTTTGCCGGACGGGTCCGCCATGCGCCTGAGTGATGCCAGTGTGGTCATCCGCCCGCGCCCGACCTGGGAAGCCATGGACCTGGGCGTGTTGCTGAACCAGCGCCATCGACGCCTGCTGATGACCAGTTGGGCCCTGGTGACGCTGCCGGTGTTTGCCCTGTTGACCTGGCTGTTCTGGGAGTCGCCGTCCTGGGCGGTGATCATCTTCTGGTGGTTGAAACCGGCGTTCGAGCGCCTGCCGCTGTACATCCTGTCCAAGGCCCTGTTCGGTGAAACCCCCACGCTCAAACAGGCTCTTTACCAATGGCCACGACTGCTCAAGCCGCAACTGCTGGCCAGCCTGACCTGGCGTCGCTTGAGCCTGTGTCGCAGCTTCCTGCTGCCGGTCATCCAGCTCGAAGGCCTTGGCGGTGATGCGCGACAACAGCGTTTGCGAGTCCTGTTGCAACGTGATGCCAATGCGGCGCGATGGCTGACGGTCATTGGCGCACACTTGGAAACCGCGCTTTGGATCGGCCTGACGGTGCTGTTTTATCTGCTCCTGCCGCAGCAGGTGGCCGTGGACTGGAGCTGGCAATCGCTGATCGCGGCCGCGAACCAGGATTGGCGCTGGCTGGAACACCTGACCAATGCCTTCTATGTCCTGGTGCTGGTGCTGTGGGAACCGATTTATGTCGCCTGCGGCTTCAGCCTTTATCTGAACCGGCGCACCGTGCTGGAAGCCTGGGACATCGAACTGGTGTTCCGCCGCCTGCGCCAGCGCTTGAGCACGACCGCCGCCGGGCTGTTACTGGCAGCGATTGTGCTGATGCCTGCCAGCCAACATGTCTGGGCTGCAGAGCCGGTGCCCTCACCCGATAGCCCGCGTCTGCTGCAGCAACCCCTGACCAGTCAGGCCTCCCGGGCCAGCATCCAGACCCTCCTCGAACAACCACCGTTCAAGAACCTGGAAACCGTTACCCGCTATCGCTTCGGTGACGACAAGGCCACCGCCCAATCCCCGGACGATAACCAGACGCCGGCGTGGCTCAAGGCATTGCTGGAGTTATTTGGCAGCCAGCGCTTCGGCTCAGTGGCGACAGTGA
This genomic interval from Pseudomonas putida contains the following:
- a CDS encoding lysylphosphatidylglycerol synthase transmembrane domain-containing protein; this encodes MSRGILLLIGLLAAVLIPWILGGSETWSRLENFPLNWLLVMFGMILLCWLINTLRLRLLLGDQRQKVSPVKSLGVVMAAEFAYCATPGGSGGPLTIMALLARNGVRPARGSAVFAMDQLSDLLFFLCALSTILIYALFQHLSQRMEWLLTVSAISMFGGLVCCVAAARYHRLLIRLGGRLLVRLNVQSTTRMRWARKLLHFLAAFTDTLKLPFQTLIKVFALTCLHWILRYSVLYLALRGLGADLQWAWSFLIQMLSLSAGQFSLLPGGAGAAELTSAALLAPMVGKSTAAAAILIWRAVTYYFYLVVGGPVFLLMLGRPLLKKLMKLKQA
- the purU gene encoding formyltetrahydrofolate deformylase, which gives rise to MHTYRLVISCPDRVGIVAKVSNFLASHNGWITEASHHSDNQSGWFFMRHEIRADSLPFGIEALREAFAPIAEEFSMDWRITDTAQKKRVVLMASRESHCLADLLHRWHSDELDCEIACVISNHDDLRSMVEWHGIPYYHVPVNPQDKEPAFAEVSRLVKQHDAEVVVLARYMQILPPELCSEYAHKVINIHHSFLPSFVGAKPYHQASMRGVKLIGATCHYVTEELDAGPIIEQDVVRVSHSDSIEDMVRFGRDVEKMVLARGLRYHLEDRVLVHGNKTVVF
- the mvaT gene encoding histone-like nucleoid-structuring protein MvaT gives rise to the protein MSLINEYRATEEAIKELQARLKNLSQDDKLQTELEFEGKLRTLMGEYSKSLRDIIALLDPESKTKAPRGGAVKTTGTKRARKVKQYKNPHNGEVIETKGGNHKTLKEWKAKWGGDVVEGWATLLG
- the sbcB gene encoding exodeoxyribonuclease I — its product is MTSIFWYDYETTGINPRCDRPLQMAGLRTDFDLNEIDEPVNLYCQPSEDILPHPAACAITGITPGVLSEQGMSEADFMTRVHAQLAAPGTCGAGYNTLRFDDEMTRYSLYRNFFDPYAREWQGGNSRWDLIDVVRAAYALRPDGIVWPMDDEGRVTLKLERLTAANGIDHGHAHEALSDVRATIALARLVREKQPKLYDFLFQLRSKQKVLDQIRLLKPMVHVSGRFSAARGYIGVVLPLAWHPRNKNALIVCDLHLDPQGVLDLDADTLRQRLYTRREELAEGELPVPLKLIHINKCPVVAPLGVLRPEDQQRLGMDMALYQQRAAQLSEAQKVWQDKVLGIYAGEEFAPSQDPEQQLYDGFIGDRDRRLCEQVRTVDPIQLAQQQWPFDDERLPELLFRYRARNFSDTLSVEEQERWRMFCQKRLTAPEWGAPNTLESFTQAAAQWALTATPFQQEVLDQWQYYVGELRKRLNL
- a CDS encoding RDD family protein is translated as MFETAALQRKATLSPPLDTRYQVETPEGIDLPLRPAGLMVRALAFSIDLALRGLILGLLFVALSMLGKLGMGLGSLLIFGVSWWYMVLFEVLNQGRSPGKQWMGLRVVQDDGTPVGWSASLLRNLLRFVDLLPFGYFLGAISCLQTPGFKRLGDLAAGTLVIYREQPLTRPQLPAAQPRHAPFALTLSEQRAILGFAERQAGLSDARVNELAAILAQPLQVPVPQAAAELNGIARGLLGPA
- a CDS encoding stage II sporulation protein M gives rise to the protein MKQSLFEHRHMAEWEQFDGLLQRLERDRNATGMDNFPGDYRRICQHLALARERGYSSFLIDSLQQQVLRGHQQLYRHRSHLGAHVLGFILVGFPRLVREQWRFVLAASLLFFGSLIGFALLVYLFPDLVYNLMPAEQVSEMQSMYDPQAGHLGRSAERAASEDWVMFGYYIMHNIGIAFQTFASGLLFGLGSAFFLFFNGMIIGTVAGHLTQIGFGQTFWSFVIGHGAFELTAIALAGAAGLQLGWALIAPGRLSRAEALRLAARKSVLLICGVMLFLLIAAFIEAYWSSMTAPALLTKYLVGAALWLLIAGYLLFAGRVRHAPE
- a CDS encoding DUF4129 domain-containing protein, with translation MRLSDASVVIRPRPTWEAMDLGVLLNQRHRRLLMTSWALVTLPVFALLTWLFWESPSWAVIIFWWLKPAFERLPLYILSKALFGETPTLKQALYQWPRLLKPQLLASLTWRRLSLCRSFLLPVIQLEGLGGDARQQRLRVLLQRDANAARWLTVIGAHLETALWIGLTVLFYLLLPQQVAVDWSWQSLIAAANQDWRWLEHLTNAFYVLVLVLWEPIYVACGFSLYLNRRTVLEAWDIELVFRRLRQRLSTTAAGLLLAAIVLMPASQHVWAAEPVPSPDSPRLLQQPLTSQASRASIQTLLEQPPFKNLETVTRYRFGDDKATAQSPDDNQTPAWLKALLELFGSQRFGSVATVIETFLWGAVILAIGVLIWRYRDWLQTFVSRRPLPRKKAPPAMPQQAFGLDLGRDTLPADIAASAESLWQTRPREALGLLYRALLSHLLNDFNLVLKAADTEGQVLERIRQLQQPALLAFSQDLTMHWQNMAYGHRLPPQDSRQQLCDGWRALFGPGAIR